A window of the Lolium perenne isolate Kyuss_39 chromosome 7, Kyuss_2.0, whole genome shotgun sequence genome harbors these coding sequences:
- the LOC127311289 gene encoding tRNA-specific adenosine deaminase TAD3 isoform X1: protein MAWELTEVAGNLTSLQHSTVDVLAAKIEPHVANALIRQLNQVCPLENLRHVKRVRRRIECEKPELSIILCLPFGPENCKNGFPDHVQKVVETYQLIPFIAKVASCPAMSKEDWEEQCKLWPTSYHPPHDIDGASGFKDEELPSIFDCMRTAIQLSEVGNAAIIVDPSSMQIISKAADQIHQHDASLKRNTCVRVESDGASTLAETTEDNDRKFLLSSSHVRNDLKMEVSCINLWGWTKQRSSEQKRLPSEGGFLWHPLRHAAIVAIENAAERDKMLFHTSTSSTTKLKLKGDMQVCSDNPPVNWPKDKEQSAHQECWSDLSRRNMPYLCTGFDIYLVWEPCTMCAMSLVHQRFKRIFYAFPNPNAGALGSVYRLHREKSLNHHYSVFRIKVPEPYLNGTSDFSNKCCSDSASP from the exons ATGGCGTGGGAGCTTACAGAGGTTGCTGGTAACCTAACGTCCCTCCAACATTCTACAG TTGATGTGCTAGCTGCGAAGATTGAACCCCATGTAGCCAATGCCCTTATCCG GCAATTGAATCAGGTATGCCCATTAGAGAATCTGCGGCATGTTAAGCGGGTGCGTCGGCGTATTGAATGTG aAAAACCTGAGCTATCGATCATCTTATGCCTTCCCTTTGGGCCTGAAAATTGTAAAAATGGGTTTCCCGATCATGTACAGAAGGTAGTAGAGACTTACCAGTTGATACCTTTTATTGCCAAA GTTGCCAGTTGTCCTGCTATGTCGAAAGAGGACTGGGAGGAACAGTGCAAACTTTGGCCAACTTCTTATCATCCCCCGCATGA CATCGATGGTGCATCTGGGTTTAAAGATGAGGAATTACCATCAATATTTGATTGCATGAGGACTGCTATCCAATTATCAGAG GTGGGCAACGCGGCCATTATTGTTGATCCATCAAGTATGCAAATTATTTCGAAGGCTGCAGATCAAATACACCAGCATGATGCTTCTCTAAAAAGGAATACATGTGTCAGAGTGGAATCAGATGGTGCCTCCACCTTAGCTGAAACAACTGAGGATAATGATAGGAAGTTTTTGCTGTCAAGCTCACATGTTCGCAATGACTTGAAGATGGAGGTCTCCTGTATAAACTTGTGGGGATGGACGAAACAAAGGTCTTCAGAGCAGAAGAGATTGCCTTCTGAAGGTGGTTTTCTGTGGCATCCTCTGAGACATGCTGCCATAGTTGCTATTGAAAATGCTGCCGAGAGGGATAAAATGTTATTCCATACTTCAACTTCGTCAACAACCAAACTAAAATTAAAAGGTGATATGCAGGTTTGTTCTGATAATCCACCAGTAAACTGGCCAAAG GATAAAGAACAATCTGCTCATCAAGAATGCTGGAGTGACTTGTCTAGAAGAAACATGCCTTATCTTTGCACAGGATTTGACATCTATCTTGTTTGGGAACCATGCACGAT GTGTGCTATGTCACTTGTACATCAAAGATTCAAGCGCATCTTCTATGCTTTCCCTAATCCAAATGCTGGAGCGCTGGGCAGCGTCTACAGATTGCATAGGGAGAAGAGTTTAAATCACCATTACTCGGTTTTTAGGATAAAAGTGCCCGAGCCATATTTGAATGGTACGAGTGATTTCTCTAACAAATGCTGTTCAGATTCTGCATCACCTTAG
- the LOC127311289 gene encoding tRNA-specific adenosine deaminase TAD3 isoform X2 — MAWELTEVAGNLTSLQHSTVDVLAAKIEPHVANALIRQLNQVCPLENLRHVKRVRRRIECEKPELSIILCLPFGPENCKNGFPDHVQKVVETYQLIPFIAKVASCPAMSKEDWEEQCKLWPTSYHPPHDIDGASGFKDEELPSIFDCMRTAIQLSEVGNAAIIVDPSSMQIISKAADQIHQHDASLKRNTCVRVESDGASTLAETTEDNDRKFLLSSSHVRNDLKMEVSCINLWGWTKQRSSEQKRLPSEGGFLWHPLRHAAIVAIENAAERDKMLFHTSTSSTTKLKLKGDMQDKEQSAHQECWSDLSRRNMPYLCTGFDIYLVWEPCTMCAMSLVHQRFKRIFYAFPNPNAGALGSVYRLHREKSLNHHYSVFRIKVPEPYLNGTSDFSNKCCSDSASP; from the exons ATGGCGTGGGAGCTTACAGAGGTTGCTGGTAACCTAACGTCCCTCCAACATTCTACAG TTGATGTGCTAGCTGCGAAGATTGAACCCCATGTAGCCAATGCCCTTATCCG GCAATTGAATCAGGTATGCCCATTAGAGAATCTGCGGCATGTTAAGCGGGTGCGTCGGCGTATTGAATGTG aAAAACCTGAGCTATCGATCATCTTATGCCTTCCCTTTGGGCCTGAAAATTGTAAAAATGGGTTTCCCGATCATGTACAGAAGGTAGTAGAGACTTACCAGTTGATACCTTTTATTGCCAAA GTTGCCAGTTGTCCTGCTATGTCGAAAGAGGACTGGGAGGAACAGTGCAAACTTTGGCCAACTTCTTATCATCCCCCGCATGA CATCGATGGTGCATCTGGGTTTAAAGATGAGGAATTACCATCAATATTTGATTGCATGAGGACTGCTATCCAATTATCAGAG GTGGGCAACGCGGCCATTATTGTTGATCCATCAAGTATGCAAATTATTTCGAAGGCTGCAGATCAAATACACCAGCATGATGCTTCTCTAAAAAGGAATACATGTGTCAGAGTGGAATCAGATGGTGCCTCCACCTTAGCTGAAACAACTGAGGATAATGATAGGAAGTTTTTGCTGTCAAGCTCACATGTTCGCAATGACTTGAAGATGGAGGTCTCCTGTATAAACTTGTGGGGATGGACGAAACAAAGGTCTTCAGAGCAGAAGAGATTGCCTTCTGAAGGTGGTTTTCTGTGGCATCCTCTGAGACATGCTGCCATAGTTGCTATTGAAAATGCTGCCGAGAGGGATAAAATGTTATTCCATACTTCAACTTCGTCAACAACCAAACTAAAATTAAAAGGTGATATGCAG GATAAAGAACAATCTGCTCATCAAGAATGCTGGAGTGACTTGTCTAGAAGAAACATGCCTTATCTTTGCACAGGATTTGACATCTATCTTGTTTGGGAACCATGCACGAT GTGTGCTATGTCACTTGTACATCAAAGATTCAAGCGCATCTTCTATGCTTTCCCTAATCCAAATGCTGGAGCGCTGGGCAGCGTCTACAGATTGCATAGGGAGAAGAGTTTAAATCACCATTACTCGGTTTTTAGGATAAAAGTGCCCGAGCCATATTTGAATGGTACGAGTGATTTCTCTAACAAATGCTGTTCAGATTCTGCATCACCTTAG
- the LOC127311289 gene encoding tRNA-specific adenosine deaminase TAD3 isoform X4, with amino-acid sequence MAWELTEVAGNLTSLQHSTVDVLAAKIEPHVANALIRQLNQVCPLENLRHVKRVRRRIECEKPELSIILCLPFGPENCKNGFPDHVQKVVETYQLIPFIAKVASCPAMSKEDWEEQCKLWPTSYHPPHDIDGASGFKDEELPSIFDCMRTAIQLSEVGNAAIIVDPSSMQIISKAADQIHQHDASLKRNTCVRVESDGASTLAETTEDNDRKFLLSSSHVRNDLKMEVSCINLWGWTKQRSSEQKRLPSEGGFLWHPLRHAAIVAIENAAERDKMLFHTSTSSTTKLKLKGVLCHLYIKDSSASSMLSLIQMLERWAASTDCIGRRV; translated from the exons ATGGCGTGGGAGCTTACAGAGGTTGCTGGTAACCTAACGTCCCTCCAACATTCTACAG TTGATGTGCTAGCTGCGAAGATTGAACCCCATGTAGCCAATGCCCTTATCCG GCAATTGAATCAGGTATGCCCATTAGAGAATCTGCGGCATGTTAAGCGGGTGCGTCGGCGTATTGAATGTG aAAAACCTGAGCTATCGATCATCTTATGCCTTCCCTTTGGGCCTGAAAATTGTAAAAATGGGTTTCCCGATCATGTACAGAAGGTAGTAGAGACTTACCAGTTGATACCTTTTATTGCCAAA GTTGCCAGTTGTCCTGCTATGTCGAAAGAGGACTGGGAGGAACAGTGCAAACTTTGGCCAACTTCTTATCATCCCCCGCATGA CATCGATGGTGCATCTGGGTTTAAAGATGAGGAATTACCATCAATATTTGATTGCATGAGGACTGCTATCCAATTATCAGAG GTGGGCAACGCGGCCATTATTGTTGATCCATCAAGTATGCAAATTATTTCGAAGGCTGCAGATCAAATACACCAGCATGATGCTTCTCTAAAAAGGAATACATGTGTCAGAGTGGAATCAGATGGTGCCTCCACCTTAGCTGAAACAACTGAGGATAATGATAGGAAGTTTTTGCTGTCAAGCTCACATGTTCGCAATGACTTGAAGATGGAGGTCTCCTGTATAAACTTGTGGGGATGGACGAAACAAAGGTCTTCAGAGCAGAAGAGATTGCCTTCTGAAGGTGGTTTTCTGTGGCATCCTCTGAGACATGCTGCCATAGTTGCTATTGAAAATGCTGCCGAGAGGGATAAAATGTTATTCCATACTTCAACTTCGTCAACAACCAAACTAAAATTAAAAG GTGTGCTATGTCACTTGTACATCAAAGATTCAAGCGCATCTTCTATGCTTTCCCTAATCCAAATGCTGGAGCGCTGGGCAGCGTCTACAGATTGCATAGGGAGAAGAGTTTAA
- the LOC127311289 gene encoding tRNA-specific adenosine deaminase TAD3 isoform X3: MPLSEKPELSIILCLPFGPENCKNGFPDHVQKVVETYQLIPFIAKVASCPAMSKEDWEEQCKLWPTSYHPPHDIDGASGFKDEELPSIFDCMRTAIQLSEVGNAAIIVDPSSMQIISKAADQIHQHDASLKRNTCVRVESDGASTLAETTEDNDRKFLLSSSHVRNDLKMEVSCINLWGWTKQRSSEQKRLPSEGGFLWHPLRHAAIVAIENAAERDKMLFHTSTSSTTKLKLKGDMQVCSDNPPVNWPKDKEQSAHQECWSDLSRRNMPYLCTGFDIYLVWEPCTMCAMSLVHQRFKRIFYAFPNPNAGALGSVYRLHREKSLNHHYSVFRIKVPEPYLNGTSDFSNKCCSDSASP, translated from the exons ATGCCCTTATCCG aAAAACCTGAGCTATCGATCATCTTATGCCTTCCCTTTGGGCCTGAAAATTGTAAAAATGGGTTTCCCGATCATGTACAGAAGGTAGTAGAGACTTACCAGTTGATACCTTTTATTGCCAAA GTTGCCAGTTGTCCTGCTATGTCGAAAGAGGACTGGGAGGAACAGTGCAAACTTTGGCCAACTTCTTATCATCCCCCGCATGA CATCGATGGTGCATCTGGGTTTAAAGATGAGGAATTACCATCAATATTTGATTGCATGAGGACTGCTATCCAATTATCAGAG GTGGGCAACGCGGCCATTATTGTTGATCCATCAAGTATGCAAATTATTTCGAAGGCTGCAGATCAAATACACCAGCATGATGCTTCTCTAAAAAGGAATACATGTGTCAGAGTGGAATCAGATGGTGCCTCCACCTTAGCTGAAACAACTGAGGATAATGATAGGAAGTTTTTGCTGTCAAGCTCACATGTTCGCAATGACTTGAAGATGGAGGTCTCCTGTATAAACTTGTGGGGATGGACGAAACAAAGGTCTTCAGAGCAGAAGAGATTGCCTTCTGAAGGTGGTTTTCTGTGGCATCCTCTGAGACATGCTGCCATAGTTGCTATTGAAAATGCTGCCGAGAGGGATAAAATGTTATTCCATACTTCAACTTCGTCAACAACCAAACTAAAATTAAAAGGTGATATGCAGGTTTGTTCTGATAATCCACCAGTAAACTGGCCAAAG GATAAAGAACAATCTGCTCATCAAGAATGCTGGAGTGACTTGTCTAGAAGAAACATGCCTTATCTTTGCACAGGATTTGACATCTATCTTGTTTGGGAACCATGCACGAT GTGTGCTATGTCACTTGTACATCAAAGATTCAAGCGCATCTTCTATGCTTTCCCTAATCCAAATGCTGGAGCGCTGGGCAGCGTCTACAGATTGCATAGGGAGAAGAGTTTAAATCACCATTACTCGGTTTTTAGGATAAAAGTGCCCGAGCCATATTTGAATGGTACGAGTGATTTCTCTAACAAATGCTGTTCAGATTCTGCATCACCTTAG